A single region of the Gemmatimonadota bacterium genome encodes:
- a CDS encoding RagB/SusD family nutrient uptake outer membrane protein has translation MTKTTNLRATFMALIAAGAVSLGACDASLFDVKNPGRILDDDLNTAEGVNALVTGMSSDFSASYDDLTFMVARLTDELVGSGSYFSTGRLRRGLFDSEDSDGYWNGVQRARWVAEGGLIRMAAIEGYTFENNPNTARAYLFAGMANRWFGENFCEVVFSKPYTDENPGPAGEVDTGAPLPRSAAFTRAIPALTAAVSHGNGAGADDIVNAARGTLAQVYVGLGDWQNALNFAAQVPTDFVYSAEYSSNSGREESQVYNETHRRSESSAIMTTAGTVGANDPRTPWTNCYDPANGCSQGIRNGADGTTPHYRQDKYATLDDDIPVVKGTEMRLIEAEAALLNGDLGTFIAKINDVRTFWELDPIDPGAVTGVGSLTGDPETRSAHKTSMNGWDILDRERSLTNWLEGRRLWDLHRWDHPYLTGGGIIYETTVARRASCLPISDQECQVNENVDSSKCFTI, from the coding sequence ATGACCAAGACAACCAACCTGCGCGCCACCTTCATGGCGCTGATCGCTGCCGGCGCCGTCAGCCTGGGGGCGTGCGACGCCAGCCTCTTCGACGTCAAGAATCCCGGGAGGATTCTCGACGACGACCTCAACACCGCCGAGGGCGTCAACGCCTTGGTGACGGGAATGTCCTCGGACTTCTCCGCCTCGTACGACGACCTCACCTTCATGGTCGCCAGGCTCACCGACGAGCTCGTCGGCTCGGGCTCGTACTTCTCCACCGGCCGGCTTCGCCGCGGTCTCTTCGACTCCGAGGATTCCGACGGATACTGGAACGGCGTCCAGCGCGCTCGCTGGGTGGCCGAGGGCGGGCTGATCCGCATGGCGGCTATCGAAGGATACACCTTCGAAAACAACCCCAACACGGCACGGGCGTACCTCTTCGCCGGCATGGCCAATCGCTGGTTCGGCGAGAATTTCTGCGAAGTCGTGTTCAGCAAGCCATACACCGATGAGAATCCCGGTCCCGCCGGAGAGGTGGACACCGGCGCACCCCTGCCGCGTTCGGCGGCCTTCACCCGGGCGATCCCGGCGCTCACCGCAGCCGTCAGCCACGGCAACGGAGCCGGTGCGGACGATATCGTGAACGCGGCTCGCGGAACTCTGGCGCAGGTGTACGTCGGGCTCGGTGACTGGCAGAACGCGCTGAACTTCGCGGCGCAGGTGCCCACCGACTTCGTGTACTCGGCCGAATACTCCTCCAACTCGGGTCGCGAGGAGAGCCAGGTATACAACGAGACCCACCGACGTTCGGAAAGCTCGGCGATCATGACCACGGCGGGCACGGTCGGAGCCAACGACCCGCGGACACCGTGGACCAACTGCTACGACCCGGCCAACGGCTGCTCGCAGGGGATCAGGAATGGAGCCGACGGCACCACCCCGCACTACCGCCAGGACAAGTACGCCACCCTGGACGACGACATTCCGGTGGTGAAGGGCACGGAGATGCGCCTCATCGAAGCCGAGGCGGCTCTGCTGAACGGCGATCTCGGCACCTTCATCGCCAAGATCAACGACGTGCGCACATTCTGGGAGCTCGATCCCATCGATCCGGGAGCGGTCACGGGTGTCGGTTCGCTCACGGGCGATCCCGAGACTCGGAGCGCTCACAAGACCTCGATGAACGGATGGGACATCCTCGACCGCGAGCGCAGCCTCACTAACTGGCTCGAGGGAAGGCGTCTGTGGGATCTCCACCGCTGGGACCATCCCTATCTCACCGGGGGCGGCATCATCTACGAGACCACGGTGGCGAGGCGGGCTTCCTGTCTGCCGATCTCGGACCAGGAGTGCCAGGTCAACGAGAACGTGGACTCTTCCAAGTGCTTCACGATCTGA
- a CDS encoding acyl-CoA dehydrogenase family protein, whose translation MKTAAVTAAEARAVAEHARDEKLVLPSFAAQLFNGRFDPTLLRKDPPADPKERRRAAAFLDRLRSFANAEIDGDRFDREGEVPQAILDGLAEIGAFGIKIPRKYGGLELSQLSYVRALAIVGSRCASTSAYLSAHQSIGVPAPLIKFGTDEQKERYLPRLAKGALSAFALTEADVGSDPARMAASAELSEDGRHWVLNGEKLWTTNGPRAEIIVVMARTPPGPSLPNHPISAFMVETDWPGVEVTQECEFMGMRAISNGVMRFTDVMVPRENLLWEEGKGLKLALITLNTGRLSLIGTCATTGKLAVEMCRRWGNERVQWGRPVGEHDAVSQMIARVTASTFALEAVLELTSRLADAGSFDIRIEAAMAKLFASETGWRVVDDAMQVRGGRGYETADSLSARGETVWPIERALRDMRINRIFEGSSEIMHLFIAREATDWHFRAARPLLDPRAGSGRKLKTAARLAARYAWWYPTRFLRWHGWPRYRWFGPLAGHARFISASSARLAREIFHAMARYGAGLEERQAVLARLVDNGTDLMAMTATLLHARRVSARGDKGAEALADIFCRRARSRIEGRFATLFDNDDLAANQVARRTLAGEFGWLEEGGTE comes from the coding sequence GTGAAGACAGCCGCCGTGACCGCAGCGGAGGCGCGCGCGGTGGCCGAGCACGCTCGCGACGAGAAACTCGTCCTCCCCAGTTTCGCCGCCCAGCTCTTTAATGGACGTTTCGATCCCACCCTCTTAAGAAAGGATCCTCCCGCCGACCCGAAGGAGCGCCGTCGCGCCGCCGCGTTTCTCGACCGGCTCCGCTCATTCGCGAACGCGGAAATCGACGGAGATCGCTTCGACCGGGAAGGGGAGGTGCCGCAGGCGATCCTCGACGGCCTGGCCGAGATAGGAGCCTTCGGCATCAAGATTCCGCGGAAGTACGGCGGGCTGGAGCTCTCGCAGCTCTCGTACGTTCGCGCTCTCGCCATAGTGGGTTCGCGCTGCGCCTCCACCAGCGCCTACCTCTCCGCCCATCAGAGCATCGGGGTACCGGCTCCCCTCATCAAGTTCGGCACCGACGAGCAGAAGGAGCGCTACCTGCCCAGGCTGGCGAAGGGAGCGCTCTCCGCCTTCGCCCTCACCGAGGCCGACGTGGGTTCGGACCCGGCGCGCATGGCCGCCTCGGCGGAGCTTTCCGAGGACGGACGCCACTGGGTGCTCAACGGCGAGAAGCTCTGGACCACGAACGGTCCTCGCGCCGAGATCATCGTCGTCATGGCGCGGACGCCGCCCGGCCCGAGCCTCCCCAACCACCCGATCTCGGCCTTCATGGTGGAGACGGACTGGCCCGGCGTCGAAGTCACGCAGGAGTGCGAGTTCATGGGGATGCGGGCGATCTCCAACGGAGTCATGCGCTTCACGGACGTGATGGTGCCGCGTGAGAACCTGCTCTGGGAGGAAGGCAAGGGGCTCAAGCTGGCCCTGATCACACTGAACACCGGCAGGCTCTCGCTGATCGGGACCTGCGCGACCACGGGCAAGCTGGCGGTCGAGATGTGCCGGCGCTGGGGGAACGAGCGGGTCCAGTGGGGAAGACCGGTCGGAGAGCACGACGCCGTCTCGCAGATGATCGCCCGGGTGACGGCTTCGACCTTCGCCCTCGAGGCCGTGCTCGAGCTCACCTCCCGGCTGGCGGACGCGGGCAGCTTCGACATACGCATCGAGGCGGCCATGGCCAAGCTCTTCGCCTCCGAGACCGGATGGCGGGTCGTCGACGACGCCATGCAGGTGAGGGGCGGACGCGGCTACGAGACCGCCGATTCCCTGTCGGCGCGCGGCGAGACCGTCTGGCCCATCGAGAGAGCCCTCCGCGACATGCGCATCAACCGCATCTTCGAAGGGTCGAGCGAAATCATGCACCTCTTCATCGCCCGCGAGGCCACCGACTGGCACTTCCGAGCCGCCCGGCCGCTGCTCGATCCGCGCGCGGGATCGGGGCGCAAGCTTAAAACGGCGGCGCGGCTGGCGGCCCGGTACGCATGGTGGTATCCGACCCGCTTCCTGAGATGGCACGGCTGGCCGCGTTACCGCTGGTTCGGACCGCTGGCCGGGCACGCCCGTTTCATTTCCGCGAGTTCGGCACGGCTGGCACGGGAGATATTCCACGCCATGGCGCGGTACGGGGCAGGGCTCGAAGAAAGGCAGGCCGTGCTCGCCCGTCTCGTCGACAACGGCACCGACCTCATGGCCATGACCGCCACGCTGCTCCATGCGCGGCGGGTGAGCGCACGGGGCGACAAGGGAGCGGAGGCGCTCGCGGACATTTTCTGCCGGAGGGCGCGTTCCCGCATAGAGGGCCGCTTCGCGACGCTCTTCGACAACGACGACCTCGCCGCGAACCAAGTGGCGCGCCGGACGCTCGCCGGAGAGTTCGGGTGGCTCGAAGAGGGCGGAACTGAGTGA
- a CDS encoding TonB-dependent receptor, with product MFRTKFAVGPSRIMGRALIGVALALAAAWAPVQAQVGTVTGVVRDAATGQPIAGAQVSIPALTIGRVANNVGRYLLPAVPTGTHTITVTYIGYGTAEAEVTVSAGGTVTQDFDIDSETIGLEGIVVTGTAGAARRREIGNSISQINESTIAAQPVTTVANILQGRTVGATVLSNGGMIGAGSTIKLRGNNSISQGNSPLIYVDGVRMRSTGLIHSDEANQQTNPIDDINPDDIERIEVIKGAAATTLYGTEAAGGVIQVFTKRGAAGAPAWSLSIDQGVNSLGHIGPSADINPTGLGLNNCNFTGNDAFPGGDPMFPADPSCPASGSWLKNGYMQRYNLSVRGGAENVNYFMSASWGDNRGVFDGAACAENVEGAVQCGADAGYTEPDQGQRSYSVRGNFSFTPVEGLDVRWNSYYSHKNVDWLPDGNNAEGMLLNIFRGGSDYTNDEDGKVLTMGVQNLNDHFVTGFNFLYSTGRIIHRLDTGLDWTRNTYYEDRPWGYFYVPLGNREVDDRTTRQLTFDYAGSWATNFGEISSSFSWGGQLYDNFSSGVNGYGDDFAGPGAKVLESGAITEAFEYNSKVTSGGFFLQEQIGFGDRLFITGGVRVDGHSAFGQDFGLAPYPKASLSYVISDESFWGGPINSLKLRAAIGESGKAPGLFAAARTWESVAGDNGQPAVTPDNLGNPNLGPERTIEMEFGFDGTALDGRVSFEATYFDQATRDALVNVRQLPSGGFVGTQLENVGEVSNKGFEFMADATVIATETIRWNLGGRWSDIRSNVVSLGGQESINLGWRNYIRVGHALPEFCHDRVQNPEAIGAPEFEEECLGPTTPVRQLGLNTSLTLADRLTFDVLGEGMYGHVLSSGTAYQNARRNVWPLCRHVANGSTPASGIDETLSALDNALCHRSHTRYGMWTQPADFFKIRAASLSYRVPEDILPETMRGLTLRVQGRNLFTFTDYEGVDPEAFEDGSAEVLFRQEYYNLPPIRSFQLSVKVDF from the coding sequence ATGTTCCGAACGAAGTTCGCAGTGGGACCCTCCCGGATCATGGGACGCGCTCTCATTGGAGTCGCGTTGGCGCTCGCTGCAGCCTGGGCACCGGTCCAGGCCCAGGTGGGCACCGTGACGGGAGTAGTGAGGGATGCCGCCACCGGCCAACCGATCGCCGGAGCGCAGGTCAGCATACCCGCACTCACGATCGGCCGTGTGGCCAACAACGTCGGGCGGTACCTCCTGCCGGCGGTGCCGACAGGGACGCACACCATCACCGTCACCTACATCGGTTACGGTACGGCCGAGGCCGAGGTCACGGTGTCGGCCGGGGGCACGGTCACCCAGGATTTCGACATCGATTCGGAGACGATCGGCCTCGAAGGTATCGTGGTGACCGGCACCGCAGGCGCAGCCAGGCGGCGTGAGATCGGCAATTCGATCAGCCAGATCAACGAATCGACCATCGCCGCTCAACCGGTGACCACGGTAGCCAACATCCTTCAGGGGCGCACGGTGGGCGCGACGGTTCTCTCAAACGGCGGCATGATCGGCGCAGGCAGCACGATCAAGCTGCGGGGGAACAACTCGATCTCCCAGGGCAACTCGCCCCTCATCTACGTCGACGGCGTGCGCATGCGTTCCACCGGCCTAATCCATTCCGACGAGGCCAACCAGCAGACCAACCCGATCGACGACATCAATCCGGACGACATCGAGCGCATCGAGGTCATCAAGGGGGCTGCGGCGACCACCCTCTACGGGACCGAGGCCGCCGGAGGCGTGATCCAGGTCTTCACCAAGCGTGGGGCAGCCGGTGCGCCGGCGTGGAGCCTGAGCATCGACCAGGGCGTCAACAGCCTCGGTCACATCGGCCCCTCCGCCGACATCAACCCGACGGGGCTCGGGCTCAACAATTGCAACTTCACCGGTAACGACGCCTTCCCGGGCGGCGACCCGATGTTCCCGGCCGATCCGAGCTGTCCGGCCTCGGGTTCGTGGCTCAAGAACGGCTACATGCAGCGCTACAACCTTTCCGTGCGCGGCGGAGCCGAGAACGTCAACTACTTCATGTCGGCCTCCTGGGGCGACAACCGCGGCGTCTTCGACGGCGCGGCCTGCGCGGAGAACGTCGAAGGCGCGGTCCAATGCGGCGCGGACGCGGGCTACACCGAGCCTGACCAGGGCCAGCGGTCCTACAGCGTGCGCGGCAATTTCAGCTTCACCCCGGTCGAGGGGTTGGACGTGCGCTGGAACAGCTACTACAGCCACAAGAACGTCGACTGGCTCCCCGACGGCAACAACGCCGAAGGCATGCTGCTGAACATCTTCCGCGGTGGATCCGACTACACCAACGACGAAGACGGCAAGGTGCTTACCATGGGCGTCCAAAACCTGAACGACCACTTCGTCACCGGCTTCAACTTCCTATACTCGACCGGCAGGATCATCCACCGGCTCGACACCGGACTCGACTGGACGCGCAACACCTACTACGAAGATCGGCCCTGGGGCTACTTCTACGTCCCGCTCGGCAACCGCGAGGTCGACGACAGGACCACGAGGCAGCTCACCTTCGACTACGCCGGTTCCTGGGCAACCAACTTCGGCGAAATCTCCTCGTCCTTCTCCTGGGGCGGTCAGCTCTACGACAACTTCAGCTCCGGCGTGAACGGCTACGGCGACGACTTCGCCGGTCCGGGCGCCAAGGTTCTGGAGTCCGGAGCCATCACGGAGGCCTTCGAATACAACTCCAAGGTCACCAGCGGCGGCTTCTTCCTCCAGGAGCAGATCGGCTTCGGCGACCGTCTCTTCATCACCGGTGGCGTGCGCGTCGACGGTCACTCGGCGTTCGGACAGGATTTCGGCCTTGCTCCCTACCCCAAGGCCTCGCTCTCCTACGTCATCTCCGACGAGTCCTTCTGGGGCGGCCCCATCAACTCGCTCAAGCTGCGGGCGGCGATCGGCGAGTCCGGCAAGGCGCCCGGTCTCTTCGCCGCCGCGCGGACCTGGGAGTCGGTCGCGGGCGACAACGGGCAGCCGGCCGTCACTCCCGACAACCTCGGAAATCCCAACCTCGGTCCCGAGCGTACGATCGAGATGGAGTTCGGGTTCGACGGCACCGCGTTGGACGGTCGGGTCAGCTTCGAGGCGACATACTTCGATCAGGCGACGCGCGACGCTCTCGTCAACGTGCGGCAGCTTCCGTCCGGCGGCTTCGTCGGAACCCAGCTCGAGAACGTGGGCGAAGTTTCGAACAAAGGCTTCGAGTTCATGGCCGACGCAACCGTGATCGCGACCGAGACCATCCGCTGGAACTTAGGCGGCAGATGGTCCGACATCCGTTCGAACGTCGTCAGCCTCGGCGGCCAGGAGAGCATCAACCTCGGTTGGCGGAACTACATTCGCGTGGGCCACGCCCTTCCCGAATTCTGTCACGACCGCGTGCAGAACCCGGAAGCGATCGGTGCGCCGGAGTTCGAGGAAGAGTGCCTGGGTCCGACGACTCCCGTTCGTCAGCTCGGCCTGAACACCTCGCTCACGTTAGCCGATCGGCTGACTTTCGATGTCCTCGGCGAAGGGATGTACGGCCACGTGCTCTCGTCCGGCACCGCCTACCAGAACGCGCGGCGGAACGTATGGCCGCTCTGCCGTCACGTCGCCAACGGCAGCACGCCGGCCTCCGGCATCGACGAGACTCTCAGCGCGCTCGACAACGCTCTCTGCCACAGGAGCCACACGCGTTACGGCATGTGGACTCAGCCGGCGGACTTCTTCAAGATCCGCGCAGCGAGTCTCAGCTACAGAGTCCCCGAGGACATTCTCCCCGAAACCATGCGGGGCCTCACCCTCCGGGTCCAGGGCCGCAACCTCTTCACCTTCACGGACTACGAAGGTGTGGATCCCGAGGCGTTCGAGGACGGTTCCGCCGAGGTGCTGTTCCGTCAGGAGTACTACAACCTTCCCCCGATCCGCAGCTTCCAGCTGTCGGTGAAGGTTGACTTCTAG
- a CDS encoding carboxypeptidase-like regulatory domain-containing protein: MRILIPLIALTLTGPLAAQETVTIRQVRVEGEVIDRNSGLPIAGVFVQFPQLGRAALSDSLGYFFLDGVPVGEQVLSTHRIGYQALSAVAPVVDGEILALYLTPGVVALPGIDVKVAPGGDDGRSGDYIGPEEIAEMADRTDRMLEVFRTKAPPRLRIEQSGGNGSIVFCVQSSRRRPSVQEVLDLGTGCHPAMIVLDGTPIYTPPSNREFAGILSPSLPADVAALILEQRPTEVRSIRVLTPTDAFFRYGDAGRLGAVEITTTRGGRGREGRGTL; encoded by the coding sequence ATGAGGATACTGATTCCGCTGATCGCCCTGACGCTCACCGGCCCGCTCGCCGCCCAAGAGACCGTCACCATCAGGCAGGTGAGGGTCGAAGGCGAGGTCATCGACCGGAACAGCGGCTTGCCCATCGCAGGAGTCTTCGTCCAATTCCCTCAGCTGGGACGCGCGGCCCTCAGCGACTCGTTGGGCTACTTCTTTCTCGACGGCGTCCCCGTCGGCGAGCAGGTGCTGTCGACCCACCGGATCGGTTACCAGGCGCTGAGCGCGGTCGCTCCCGTCGTCGACGGCGAAATCCTGGCGCTATATCTGACGCCCGGCGTGGTCGCCCTGCCCGGTATCGATGTGAAGGTCGCTCCCGGCGGCGATGACGGACGTAGCGGCGACTACATCGGACCGGAAGAGATAGCCGAAATGGCCGACCGCACCGACAGGATGCTGGAGGTCTTCCGGACCAAGGCGCCGCCGAGGCTGCGCATCGAGCAGAGCGGCGGCAACGGCAGCATCGTCTTCTGCGTGCAGTCCAGCCGACGCCGCCCTTCGGTCCAGGAGGTTCTCGACCTCGGAACCGGCTGCCATCCGGCCATGATCGTTCTCGACGGCACGCCCATCTACACGCCGCCGAGCAATCGCGAGTTTGCAGGCATCCTCTCTCCGAGCCTGCCTGCCGATGTGGCCGCGCTCATACTCGAGCAAAGACCGACCGAGGTGCGCAGCATCCGGGTGCTGACCCCGACCGACGCCTTCTTCCGCTACGGAGACGCCGGTCGGCTCGGGGCGGTCGAGATCACCACGACGCGGGGCGGGCGGGGGCGTGAAGGAAGAGGAACGTTGTAG
- a CDS encoding heme A synthase — translation MTGPASWTLAGRLYAFAVLWTVGLITLGSVVHATGSSLACPDWPLCFGQVMPRMVGGVFWEHLHRLVAGGLIVIWGIAIWALRSQGGGGGAIERLSWLGLGLLLVQAVFGGLTVIYRLPDAVSTTHLGLAFVFLALAFVVASATGRWTGRPSGEEPADDPQADRVSRAALWVAILVFVQSLSGALVRHMDAGTACPDFPLCQGRVIPVFADPLVTVHFIHRLLALAVLVAVAWLARRVAKRTPADAKWGWTAFGLVAAQVLLGIFSVLARLSVELVSAHTLGAALLLLCLVRLARLDTLMDDGPGNRRRAVGAAN, via the coding sequence GTGACCGGCCCGGCTTCATGGACGCTCGCCGGGCGTCTCTACGCCTTCGCGGTTCTGTGGACCGTCGGCCTGATCACGCTCGGCAGCGTCGTGCATGCCACAGGCTCGAGCCTGGCCTGTCCGGATTGGCCGCTCTGCTTCGGACAGGTGATGCCGCGCATGGTCGGCGGGGTGTTCTGGGAGCACCTGCACCGGTTGGTCGCCGGCGGGCTGATCGTCATTTGGGGAATCGCGATCTGGGCGCTACGCTCGCAGGGGGGGGGAGGGGGCGCGATCGAACGGCTGAGCTGGCTGGGCTTGGGGCTCCTGCTCGTTCAGGCGGTCTTCGGCGGCCTCACCGTCATCTACCGTTTGCCCGACGCGGTCTCGACGACCCACCTCGGCCTCGCGTTCGTCTTCCTGGCGCTGGCCTTCGTGGTCGCGTCGGCTACCGGCCGGTGGACGGGACGTCCGTCAGGGGAAGAACCGGCCGACGACCCGCAGGCGGATCGGGTTTCCCGGGCGGCCTTGTGGGTCGCGATACTCGTCTTCGTCCAGTCGCTGTCCGGGGCCCTCGTGCGCCACATGGACGCGGGCACCGCCTGTCCCGACTTCCCTCTCTGCCAAGGGAGAGTGATTCCGGTCTTCGCCGACCCTCTGGTCACCGTCCACTTCATCCATCGTCTGCTCGCGCTCGCCGTGCTGGTGGCTGTGGCATGGCTGGCGCGGCGGGTGGCGAAGAGGACGCCGGCGGATGCGAAGTGGGGCTGGACCGCTTTCGGTCTCGTGGCCGCGCAGGTCCTCCTCGGGATCTTCTCCGTCCTTGCCCGCCTCAGCGTGGAGCTGGTCTCGGCGCACACGCTGGGGGCAGCGCTGCTCTTGCTCTGCCTGGTCAGACTCGCTCGACTCGACACCCTCATGGACGACGGCCCTGGAAATCGCCGTCGGGCCGTCGGGGCCGCCAATTGA